In Bacillus sp. Marseille-Q1617, a genomic segment contains:
- a CDS encoding GNAT family N-acetyltransferase: MKNYHIRKAGLPDAAGIANVHINSWKTTYIDIVSDEYLDSLTVEDRTVRWDGILKGSHQTYVCELDNGDIAGFVSIGKEREKKYEGELYAIYLLKEYQRNGIGSDLFSFAMSALKSQGCSNMLVWVLKDNPYKHFYYSFEPEIVKEQKISIGREEYDEEGLLFSL; the protein is encoded by the coding sequence ATGAAGAATTACCATATTAGAAAAGCAGGGCTGCCTGACGCAGCTGGAATCGCAAATGTTCATATCAACAGCTGGAAAACGACCTATATAGATATTGTATCCGATGAGTACCTGGATTCCTTAACAGTAGAAGATAGGACAGTGAGATGGGATGGCATTCTCAAAGGTTCACATCAAACCTATGTGTGCGAACTGGATAATGGGGATATTGCCGGTTTCGTTTCTATAGGTAAAGAGCGTGAAAAGAAATATGAAGGTGAATTGTACGCCATATATTTATTGAAGGAATATCAGAGAAATGGAATCGGCAGCGACCTATTTTCATTTGCTATGAGTGCATTGAAATCTCAAGGCTGCTCCAACATGCTCGTTTGGGTGTTAAAAGATAACCCGTACAAGCACTTTTATTATTCATTTGAACCTGAAATCGTCAAAGAACAAAAGATTTCAATCGGCAGGGAGGAATATGACGAAGAGGGCTTATTGTTTTCATTGTAA
- a CDS encoding MgtC/SapB family protein, whose protein sequence is MDFIDTALYMKLGISAVLGLVIGLERELKRKPVGLKTSLVICIVSCLLTVVSIESAYISEGSEKVNITMDPLRLAAQIVSGIGFLGAGVILRRGNDSISGLTTAAMIWGAAGIGIAVGAGFYLEATAGVVLLIVSVEVVPTIITFIGPKRLREKELFLRATIKEKHEIKTIIEHIKEEEIAIESMRIKDLKNNMHLLELKIIVDFRKKTTDIYYTISEISGIKDVEIESL, encoded by the coding sequence ATGGACTTCATTGATACAGCACTTTACATGAAGCTTGGAATTTCTGCGGTTCTTGGATTAGTCATTGGTTTGGAAAGAGAACTAAAGCGGAAGCCTGTGGGTCTTAAAACCTCACTGGTCATTTGTATTGTAAGCTGCCTGTTGACTGTCGTTTCGATTGAATCGGCCTATATTTCCGAGGGATCTGAAAAAGTGAATATTACAATGGATCCTTTGCGGCTGGCAGCTCAAATTGTCTCTGGTATTGGTTTTCTGGGGGCAGGCGTTATATTGAGACGGGGGAATGACAGCATTTCAGGGTTAACAACAGCCGCGATGATCTGGGGAGCTGCCGGAATCGGGATAGCAGTCGGGGCTGGATTTTATTTAGAGGCAACCGCAGGTGTCGTGCTTCTTATCGTTTCTGTCGAGGTAGTACCTACAATCATTACCTTCATCGGTCCCAAACGACTGCGTGAAAAGGAATTGTTCCTGAGGGCGACCATTAAAGAGAAGCATGAAATCAAGACAATCATCGAACACATTAAGGAAGAAGAGATTGCAATAGAAAGCATGCGCATTAAGGATTTGAAGAACAACATGCATCTTCTGGAATTAAAGATCATCGTTGATTTCAGAAAAAAGACGACAGATATTTATTACACGATTTCTGAAATTAGCGGGATCAAGGATGTAGAAATCGAGAGCTTGTAA
- a CDS encoding PTS fructose transporter subunit IIABC: MRITELLRKETIALNLEASSKAAVIDELVSVLDKSGNLQDAEEFKQAILNRESQSTTGIGEGIAIPHAKTSAVKAPAIAFGKSAAGVDYESLDGAPAHLFFMIAATEGANQTHLEALSRLSSMLMDESVRKSLVNASTKEEVLEIINLHDKEEEEENVSEVTSTSDGMVLAVTACPTGIAHTYMAADALKAKAKELGIDLKVETNGSGGAKNVLTSGEIESAAAVIVAADTKVDMNRFKGKPVIEVPVAEAIRKPKELLEKAVKKDAPIYSGGKAASETEEQGTEKKQRTGFYKHLMNGVSNMLPFVVGGGILIAISFLFGIQSANPDHAEYNEFAAMLMKIGGDNAFYLMVPVLAGFIAMSIADRPGFAPGMVGGLIAATGQSGFLGGIIAGFLAGYVVVGIKRLTNNFPAALEGIKPVLIYPLLGIFITGFIMLQFLVEPLSAVNSGIQNWLDGLGTGNLIVLGLILGGMMAVDMGGPINKAAFTFGIAMIEGGNLAPHAAIMAGGMVPPLGLALATTFFKRKFNDNERKAGIAAYFMGASFVTEGAIPFAAADPFRVIPSIVTGSAAAGALAMAFGIGLPAPHGGLFVFPVVEGNPFLYLLAVLIGSIITALMVGFLKKPVQ; this comes from the coding sequence ATGCGTATAACAGAGCTATTAAGAAAAGAGACGATCGCATTGAATCTAGAAGCGTCATCTAAAGCTGCCGTCATCGACGAACTTGTTTCTGTCCTGGATAAGAGCGGTAACCTGCAGGATGCCGAAGAGTTCAAACAAGCGATACTGAACCGTGAATCACAGAGTACGACCGGTATCGGCGAAGGCATCGCCATACCGCACGCAAAAACATCAGCAGTAAAGGCACCGGCAATTGCTTTCGGAAAATCGGCTGCCGGCGTAGATTATGAGTCCCTGGACGGGGCTCCTGCACACCTATTCTTCATGATCGCGGCAACAGAGGGGGCGAATCAAACACATTTGGAGGCGCTCAGCCGGCTTTCTTCCATGCTGATGGATGAGAGTGTCCGTAAATCGTTAGTAAATGCTTCTACCAAAGAAGAAGTTTTAGAGATTATTAATCTTCATGATAAAGAGGAAGAAGAGGAAAACGTTTCTGAAGTGACTTCCACCAGTGATGGAATGGTGTTGGCTGTAACGGCGTGTCCTACCGGGATTGCTCACACATACATGGCAGCGGATGCCCTTAAAGCAAAAGCGAAAGAGCTGGGGATCGACCTTAAGGTAGAAACGAATGGCTCCGGGGGAGCAAAGAATGTATTGACTTCGGGAGAAATTGAAAGCGCTGCAGCAGTGATTGTCGCTGCAGATACGAAAGTGGATATGAATCGTTTCAAAGGAAAACCTGTCATTGAAGTTCCAGTGGCAGAAGCAATCAGAAAGCCAAAGGAATTGCTTGAAAAAGCGGTGAAAAAGGATGCTCCGATCTATAGCGGTGGTAAAGCAGCGAGTGAAACAGAGGAGCAGGGTACGGAGAAAAAGCAGCGAACGGGATTTTATAAGCATTTGATGAACGGTGTTTCCAACATGCTTCCGTTTGTTGTGGGAGGCGGGATCCTGATCGCGATTTCGTTCCTCTTCGGCATTCAGTCAGCCAACCCGGATCATGCTGAATACAACGAGTTTGCAGCCATGCTAATGAAAATTGGCGGCGACAATGCATTTTATCTAATGGTACCTGTCCTAGCAGGATTTATCGCAATGAGCATTGCCGACCGTCCCGGTTTTGCGCCAGGTATGGTCGGCGGACTGATTGCCGCTACAGGTCAAAGCGGTTTTCTCGGGGGAATCATTGCCGGTTTCCTTGCCGGATATGTTGTAGTTGGTATTAAACGATTGACGAATAACTTCCCGGCAGCACTGGAAGGCATCAAGCCGGTTCTTATTTACCCGCTGCTCGGTATCTTTATCACAGGTTTCATCATGCTTCAATTCCTGGTCGAGCCACTCAGTGCCGTGAACAGCGGAATTCAGAATTGGCTGGATGGATTGGGCACTGGAAATCTGATTGTCCTTGGGTTGATTCTTGGGGGGATGATGGCTGTTGATATGGGTGGTCCGATCAACAAGGCTGCATTTACATTCGGTATAGCGATGATTGAAGGCGGGAATCTTGCACCCCACGCCGCCATCATGGCAGGAGGGATGGTGCCGCCGCTTGGATTGGCGCTTGCGACCACTTTCTTTAAAAGGAAATTCAATGACAATGAAAGAAAAGCGGGGATTGCCGCTTACTTCATGGGTGCATCATTCGTTACGGAAGGTGCGATCCCATTTGCAGCAGCGGATCCTTTCAGGGTCATTCCTTCCATCGTGACAGGTTCAGCGGCTGCTGGTGCACTTGCAATGGCCTTTGGTATCGGCCTGCCTGCACCGCACGGGGGATTATTCGTCTTCCCTGTGGTAGAAGGTAATCCATTCTTATATCTCTTAGCTGTACTGATCGGTTCAATCATTACAGCATTAATGGTCGGGTTCTTGAAGAAGCCGGTTCAATAA
- a CDS encoding DMT family transporter produces the protein MSETKVNPYLLLAVGVISVSTSAILVKVSSAPAGILAFYRLFFTVLLMSPVFFLKYVKELKVITRRDWVFSIIAGIFLAFHFILWFESLNYTSVASSTVLVTLQPLFAFIGAYLFFQEKLTGKAVISALLAVTGSIIISWGDFRISGEALWGDILALLACALVTGYLLFGQTIRKRLSLVTYTYLVYAISAVVLLFYVLIRGESLGPYPKEDWIYFLLLAIVPTLLGHSLFNWSLKWLSTSTISMAILFEPIGASLLAYWLLSEKILLTQVIGGMIIILGVTLFLMEERKIKKMVRQVNEVKKNEELPY, from the coding sequence ATGTCCGAAACCAAAGTAAACCCATACCTGCTTCTAGCTGTCGGAGTGATCTCCGTTTCCACTTCAGCAATTTTGGTGAAAGTATCGAGTGCTCCGGCTGGTATTTTAGCGTTTTACAGACTCTTTTTCACAGTGCTTTTAATGTCCCCTGTATTTTTCTTAAAGTATGTGAAGGAACTCAAAGTTATTACACGGAGAGATTGGGTGTTTTCAATCATCGCGGGAATCTTTCTCGCTTTTCACTTCATCCTGTGGTTTGAGTCACTCAACTACACGTCCGTCGCCAGCTCGACGGTGCTTGTCACTCTTCAGCCGCTGTTTGCCTTTATCGGAGCTTATTTATTTTTTCAGGAAAAACTCACCGGGAAAGCAGTCATCTCTGCTCTCTTGGCAGTGACGGGAAGCATCATCATCAGCTGGGGAGATTTCAGGATCAGCGGAGAGGCCCTGTGGGGCGACATTCTAGCTTTGCTTGCCTGTGCATTAGTGACTGGATATCTTTTATTTGGACAAACGATCCGTAAACGGCTGTCTTTGGTCACATATACGTATTTGGTCTATGCGATCAGTGCGGTTGTACTTTTATTCTATGTACTTATCCGGGGGGAAAGTCTGGGACCTTATCCGAAAGAGGACTGGATTTACTTTCTTCTGCTGGCGATTGTTCCGACCCTTCTAGGGCATTCATTATTTAACTGGTCGTTAAAGTGGTTAAGTACTTCGACCATTTCAATGGCGATCCTGTTCGAGCCCATCGGGGCCTCTTTACTAGCCTATTGGCTGCTCTCGGAAAAAATACTTCTCACCCAAGTCATCGGCGGTATGATCATTATTCTGGGTGTAACCCTCTTTCTAATGGAAGAAAGAAAGATCAAGAAAATGGTTCGACAGGTGAACGAGGTGAAAAAGAATGAAGAATTACCATATTAG
- a CDS encoding MgtC/SapB family protein translates to MEFLEMIDLELPDEFELSLYRIMLIVILSGLIGIERESKNHPAGLRTHILVGVGSCLLMLVSLYGFEPFLEEHPELVGFDPSRIPSYVISGIGFLGAGTIMVHGGVTVRGLTTAASIWVVAGLGLVVGIGMYWEAIFTTFIIVITLFFLNKFETFYKMKVRHKKLLLLSLVVKKGEGNISAINDAITQHGIEITQYQIEDDDDLKGLERFKYSLLLLTPDTVNFNGVLEVVKDLPCIDKIQLHKK, encoded by the coding sequence ATGGAATTTTTAGAAATGATCGATTTGGAGTTACCGGATGAATTTGAGCTCTCCCTGTACCGGATCATGTTAATCGTCATTTTAAGCGGCTTGATCGGGATCGAAAGAGAGTCTAAAAACCATCCGGCGGGACTGCGCACGCATATCCTGGTGGGTGTCGGATCCTGTTTACTGATGCTCGTATCACTATATGGATTTGAACCGTTCCTTGAAGAACACCCTGAATTAGTCGGTTTTGACCCAAGCCGTATCCCTTCGTACGTCATCTCGGGAATCGGATTCCTCGGCGCGGGGACAATTATGGTTCATGGTGGGGTCACTGTGAGGGGGCTTACCACTGCCGCGAGTATATGGGTAGTAGCGGGGCTTGGTCTAGTAGTTGGAATCGGCATGTATTGGGAAGCCATTTTCACTACGTTCATCATTGTGATCACATTGTTTTTCTTAAATAAGTTTGAGACCTTTTATAAAATGAAAGTGAGACATAAAAAACTCCTTCTCTTAAGTTTAGTCGTCAAAAAAGGGGAAGGAAATATAAGTGCCATTAATGATGCGATTACCCAACACGGCATAGAAATCACCCAGTATCAAATAGAAGATGACGATGACCTGAAAGGTCTGGAACGATTTAAATATTCTCTCCTGCTCCTTACGCCGGATACAGTTAATTTTAATGGTGTATTGGAAGTGGTGAAGGATCTTCCCTGCATTGATAAAATCCAGCTTCATAAAAAATAA